A genomic window from Terriglobia bacterium includes:
- a CDS encoding response regulator: MTLWGKQKEPARFGSSVAQAAAAGTAREELLQIALRVLRERTHADRIGVWLSEAQGEAVFRGSVWDASQADTPAAWNRLSPEISPLRKFAVRGESVEQVLDGSPEMPVIGPLVGMQRALWVRVQAQGCWQGMILVASRRRQADFPRAAVESLAAELALALALEASQEQSGARHADLTFARRILTAAESGSDTDTLLRELAQEGPKDAGVGFLAVARLSEEDAGVLDFAWKSGDLQWTAQLSDEPLQSLWRRALETGRAVGSEPVEALPEGNYARWVALPLARGGRPLGVLVAGLRRGRSSLASLEWLELHAALAADLLARLRRREEERAREAAVRSRVEMAGEPLLLLNAGGQIVALSAGARRLLGEPAVQAGASFADLFRARPAPEPAQEVAAWIHAALGSAAGSLPPLEGELLSGARVRARTLFPLPEDLLAVALERPAAETGAPSGSLAEDQLLTLLEWVEQGVVLYDAEQHIRAMNSRFAQIAGLELAPGGRPQTLEALIEQVSPLAAEPETLARRWRELARMQEGGVREELQLARPVPRILERAARPVLDASGQCVGWLEIYRELTAQRIFQSRLLQAEKLAALGQMVGEVAHELSNPLTSILGYAQRLLLRRDAPQGEEVQKIYQEAERAGRILRQLLQSSREVRPERKRVSLNAIVLRALELQRLGMPAGQIRVETELDPAAPQLIGDPDQLQQVVMNLVANAQQAIEHSRGRGVIRVTTRRTRERRVRLEVADDGPGIPAALLARIFDPFFTTKPPGLGTGLGLAIVLSVVREHGGQVHVTNRAGGGALFSVDLPLAEQEAAGGRVPAMRKAPGAPPSERQIAAGPPEAPAGTRVLIVEDEPTVANLLAEVLRDEGMTVEALLDGREALARAAQRRYDLVICDLKMPGLGGQQFYEALASAGSPLRDRVIFVTGDPLSTKTLEFFEHHRLPYVPKPFRVEELLQTVRGVLQQRAAVISKQATARHSS, from the coding sequence ATGACCCTGTGGGGAAAACAAAAAGAGCCAGCGCGGTTCGGTTCCAGTGTGGCGCAGGCGGCCGCGGCAGGAACTGCGCGGGAAGAGTTGCTGCAAATCGCCCTGCGCGTTCTGCGGGAACGCACCCACGCGGACCGTATCGGAGTGTGGCTCAGCGAAGCGCAGGGTGAGGCGGTGTTCCGGGGCAGCGTGTGGGATGCCAGCCAAGCGGACACCCCGGCGGCCTGGAACCGTCTTTCGCCGGAGATCTCCCCGCTGCGCAAATTTGCCGTGCGGGGAGAGAGTGTGGAGCAAGTGCTGGACGGCTCCCCGGAGATGCCCGTCATCGGCCCGCTGGTGGGAATGCAGCGCGCGTTATGGGTGCGGGTGCAAGCGCAGGGATGCTGGCAGGGGATGATCCTGGTGGCTTCGCGGCGGCGTCAGGCGGATTTCCCGCGCGCGGCGGTGGAATCCCTGGCGGCGGAACTGGCCCTGGCGCTGGCCCTGGAAGCAAGCCAGGAGCAGTCCGGCGCGCGGCATGCCGACCTCACCTTCGCCCGGCGCATACTGACCGCGGCGGAGAGCGGCAGCGATACCGACACGCTGCTGCGGGAGCTCGCACAGGAGGGGCCCAAAGACGCAGGTGTCGGCTTCCTCGCGGTGGCCCGGCTGTCGGAGGAAGACGCGGGGGTGCTGGATTTCGCGTGGAAGAGCGGCGATTTGCAGTGGACCGCGCAACTGTCGGATGAGCCGCTGCAGAGCCTGTGGCGGCGCGCGCTGGAGACCGGGCGTGCGGTGGGCAGCGAGCCCGTGGAGGCCTTGCCGGAAGGGAACTACGCACGGTGGGTGGCGCTGCCCCTGGCGCGCGGCGGCCGGCCATTGGGCGTGCTGGTGGCCGGGCTGCGCCGCGGCCGCTCTTCGCTGGCGTCGCTGGAATGGCTGGAGCTGCACGCCGCTCTGGCCGCCGATCTGCTCGCGCGCCTCCGGCGGCGCGAGGAAGAGCGGGCCCGCGAAGCCGCGGTGCGCAGCCGTGTGGAAATGGCCGGCGAACCTCTGCTGCTGCTGAATGCCGGGGGCCAGATTGTTGCGCTGAGCGCGGGCGCCCGGCGGCTGCTCGGCGAGCCCGCCGTGCAGGCGGGCGCTTCTTTCGCGGACCTCTTCCGCGCGCGTCCGGCACCAGAACCGGCGCAAGAGGTCGCCGCGTGGATTCACGCGGCGCTGGGAAGCGCGGCGGGCAGCCTGCCACCGCTCGAGGGAGAATTGCTTTCGGGCGCGCGTGTGCGCGCGCGGACCCTATTCCCGCTGCCCGAGGACCTCCTGGCCGTCGCGCTGGAGCGCCCGGCGGCCGAGACCGGGGCGCCTTCGGGAAGCCTCGCAGAAGACCAGCTGCTCACCCTGCTGGAGTGGGTCGAGCAGGGCGTCGTGCTCTACGACGCGGAGCAGCACATCCGGGCCATGAACAGCCGCTTCGCGCAGATCGCCGGGCTCGAGCTTGCGCCGGGCGGGCGGCCGCAGACGCTGGAGGCCCTCATCGAGCAGGTCAGTCCGCTGGCGGCCGAGCCGGAAACGCTGGCACGCCGCTGGCGCGAACTCGCGCGCATGCAGGAGGGCGGCGTGCGCGAGGAGCTGCAACTGGCGCGGCCGGTGCCGCGGATCCTGGAGCGCGCAGCGCGGCCGGTGCTGGACGCCTCCGGGCAATGCGTGGGCTGGCTGGAGATCTACCGCGAACTGACGGCGCAGCGCATCTTTCAGTCGCGGCTGCTGCAAGCGGAAAAGCTGGCGGCGCTGGGGCAAATGGTCGGCGAGGTGGCCCACGAACTGAGCAATCCGCTCACCAGCATCCTCGGCTACGCGCAGCGCCTGCTGCTGCGCCGCGACGCCCCGCAGGGCGAGGAGGTCCAGAAGATCTACCAGGAAGCCGAGCGCGCCGGGCGCATCCTGCGCCAGCTGCTGCAGAGCAGCCGGGAGGTCCGTCCGGAGCGCAAGCGCGTTTCGCTGAACGCCATCGTCCTGCGCGCGCTGGAGCTGCAGCGCCTGGGCATGCCCGCGGGGCAGATTCGCGTGGAGACGGAGCTGGATCCGGCCGCGCCGCAGCTGATCGGCGATCCCGACCAGTTGCAGCAGGTGGTGATGAATCTGGTGGCCAATGCCCAGCAGGCCATCGAGCACAGCCGCGGCCGCGGCGTCATCCGCGTCACCACGCGGCGCACCCGCGAGCGCAGAGTGCGCCTGGAGGTGGCCGACGACGGCCCGGGCATCCCGGCGGCGCTGCTCGCGCGCATCTTCGATCCCTTTTTTACCACCAAGCCGCCCGGGCTGGGCACCGGGCTGGGGCTGGCCATCGTGCTGAGCGTCGTGCGCGAGCACGGCGGGCAGGTGCACGTGACCAACCGGGCGGGCGGCGGCGCGCTGTTTTCCGTGGACCTGCCGCTGGCCGAACAGGAAGCGGCGGGCGGGCGGGTACCGGCAATGCGCAAGGCGCCCGGGGCGCCGCCGTCCGAGCGGCAGATCGCCGCCGGGCCGCCGGAAGCACCCGCCGGTACGCGTGTGCTCATCGTGGAGGACGAACCCACGGTCGCGAACCTGCTCGCGGAGGTTCTCCGGGACGAAGGCATGACCGTCGAGGCGCTGCTCGACGGGCGCGAGGCGCTGGCGCGCGCCGCGCAGCGCCGCTACGACCTGGTGATCTGCGATCTGAAGATGCCGGGGCTCGGCGGGCAGCAGTTCTACGAGGCGCTGGCCAGCGCGGGAAGCCCGCTGCGCGACCGGGTAATTTTTGTGACCGGAGACCCGCTCTCCACGAAGACGCTGGAATTCTTCGAACACCACCGCCTGCCGTACGTTCCCAAGCCGTTTCGCGTGGAGGAACTGCTGCAGACGGTTCGCGGCGTGCTCCAACAACGCGCCGCGGTCATCTCCAAACAGGCAACAGCGAGGCACTCATCATGA